The region GCTCTTCTCTCCTGTGTGTGAGATACATCGATAGCATCGctgcctttccccttcccccctgtACTGAAAGCTTCACTTCATTAATTCTCACAAATAAGGGCATGAGCAAACTCAAAGCACATGCCTGTCgttatttttttagagcatttattctttttgatgtggaccatgtttaaagtcttcattgaatttgttacagtactgcttctattttatgttttggttttttggctgcaaggcatgtgggatcttagctccccgaccaggggtcgaacccacaccccctgcattggaaggagaagtcttaaccactggaccaccagggaagtcccgcacaTGCCTGTCATTTGAAATTGGGTGCAAAACATCTGCCTTCAGCTGAAATGCATTAATTAGCATGGCTCGGTTCCTGGAATCAAGTGGAAGGAGAGAGCAGTTCTCCAAATGAGCTCACTGACCAGAGGGAACAGATGCTGGAGAAAGGGTCACGTGGTTTTCCAGGGGCAGGTTTCCTCTTTGGGTGCCAGGATATGTAGGGATAGCCATTACCAACCATGGGAGTGTGGCTGATGAAATTAAGGAAggcatttttaaattcaattacaCCCTCAGTGGAAATGCTCTCACTAATGCTTGGGGAGAGAATTATACCCAGTCCATAAAGCCTAACATTTCTAAACCCAATTTTGCGAATTATTCTAAAGGTTGATTCAAGGTCTCTCTTCCAAATGGGAAGTTAAATATGGCCAATGGAAGGAAGACATCCGCAGACTGACTGAGGGGTTTATCAGCCTGTAAGAGTTTTAATTAATGTAATCACTAATGTTGCATTAACAGTTTAGTGAAGGAAAGTAATTACTCACACATCCGCTGTATCAGATGGGAAGATTAGAATTCATTTTCCAAAACGATTAGCATTTTGCCAATTAAAAGAATCCCTTCTCCCTGCCAGCAGCCCTGTGACCTCGCTCAGCCGAAGATCATTTAAATGAAACATATTTTGCATCAGAAGATAGAGCAGGAGAAATGGAGAATTAAGGCTGTGTTTATTCCTAGCGCCTTCTCAGGGCACAGCAAGCGCAGGGGTCTCCGTGGTTGACAATGTCTCGCTTTATTTGCATAGTCAGTCACTTTGGATTATACCACTGGCTGCTCTGTTACCCTGCAGCAATTAAACAACGGAAAGGCCAGTGGAAGACGAGGCCAAAAGGAAGCAAGGGGAGAGTCTGGGTGGAATGGCCAAGCCTAGGGTCCAGTGGTTGGACAAGTGCCAGGACTCACTGTTGCCCCATCCTGAGTGACAGCTGGAACCGGCTCTGTTGGTGTGCTTGGGCCATCATGCTGCCCACAGGGGCTCCCTAAAGTGTGAAGCTGTGTCCCTTGAGCCCTCCTACGGATGGCCCCTGAGTGTTGGGTGTCATCTCTGTGCCAAGACTTTGGCAATACGGTCCGACagctctccagcctccctcctcaccaTCTCTGGCAGATCCTCTAGTGACAGCCACTTGgaacttttcatttcttaaaaatcccatagttggggcttccctggtagcacagtggttgagagtccgcctgccaatgcaggggacacgggttcgtgccccggtccgggaagatcccacatgccgcggagcggctgggcccgtgagccatggccgctgagcctgcgcatccggagcctgtgctccgcaacgggagaggccgcaacggtgagaggcccgtgtactgcaaaaaaaaaaaaaagaaaagaatcccatGGTCTTTCAGATCCAGCTCCTTGGAACCTGTTATTCACCCCATCAGCAAACCTTTTGCCTACTTTGTTAGAGCATCACCCTTCCTGCTTCGCCCAGGGTAAATGGCACTGGGCATTGACTAGAATAGCTACGGCCCCCACTTTGCACACTCAGAGCCCCTCCGGTCCTGCACTTTTGCATTGTGTTATATTATACGAATCACGGTGAGCTACTGAGACAGGAACTGGGATCgtactctgctcagtattctcaGCCTGTGCTGAGGCGGTGCACGTGTCAGCTGCTGTATCCATTCTTGTCGAACGGCTTAATGATCGTGGGCATATATtagccctccctgcctcccccctgTCAGCCTCATCGAAGGTCAGCCTAGGAGGCCCAGACTGGTCGGATCAGCTAACATCACAAAGGAGGGAACTGAGACATTTGCATACAGGTGGGCATTCCCTGTTCACATGTGCTCCTCACTGGTGAAGCGCTGTTTCCAACGGGGGCTGACCCTCACTGAGTGCACCGCCTGGGCTTCCTTCTGCTATGTCTCTGACTGCGTTTAGCCAATGGGAGGCATGGCGGGAGACTGGAGTCGGGGAAGAACGGGAGGTTGAGGTGTTTCTTCCTCATGCCCTCCTTACTTTGGTTTCACATCTCTGATACTAGCTGCACAGAACAGGATGGAGAAGACGGAAGATGCATCTGCAGAAGGGCAGAGAATAGCCCAGAGGCCATTTCTGAGATGGGAATTTCAGGATATTCCATCATCATGCATTGGCATGGGACAGGAGGCCCCAGTCAAGTGCTATGTTGGGGTCTCCAGACCCTTCCGGTGGCCTGTGTTCAGCCCAGAGTGCTGCCCAGGTGCGAGGGTCAGCTGACCAGTACCAAGGCAGGCAGCCATGGACCGAGGGGGAAGGCCACCGAAACGCTTCATCCCAAACTGTGTCCAAATGGAAATACCTTACTGATGTAATACTTGATGTGGTTATTAAAGCTGTTTGACAGGCACCGTTTCATTTGATCCCCTGACAAccctatgaaataaatattttgctgATGGGGCAACTGCCTTAATCAAGGCTGCTGGACAAGTAAACGGTGGAACAGACCAAAGTTGGCCAACATCCAGCTGGTGATCTTCCCAGGCTATGATCCATACCACCTTTAACTGATCTGGGCTCCATTCCCATCTGCACCCCTtataagctgtgtgaccctgggcaagtgactcaacctctctgtgtccGTTCCTTCATCTAGAAGACACACATAACATGTTTCTCTCGTGACTGCTGTGACCTAAATGAGGGTGGGGGGCTTctcagaggctgggagaggggacaGCATTTGAGGCTTTCCATGAGAAGCCAACACCAGGTCCTCTTGAGCGAAACAGAAGAGGCTGATCTTCTGCTGGGCCTGTTGGGAGGACCTGGGAGGAGTCCTTGCATCTGGCTGGTGGAGTGTATGAGCCTGGGCTACTTGTACAATCCCAAGGGATCCTAGGAATTGGCCCCCCTCCTTCACCGGTTGACTAAATGATAATCAGCCACCAGCAGGCAGGTAGGAACTAAGCcagatttaactttttttaaaagtaagaaaattgaTCTTTTCTGTGAGAAATTAAATAACGACACAAAAAATATCTACTTTCCACAGTGCCTAACACTTAGTAGACGCTACCTACTAGTTAATTCCCTTCCCCGTATTTAACACTAAAGGCTGAGTCAGTCTCATCACTAGCAGGATTCTGCAACACAGCCTTTCCATCAAGGGGAAGACACTGTCCCCCTTGGGACAGGTGGCTTGGCGGGTGTGCAGGATGGGTGATGACAGGCTGCCCAGTAGCTGCCGCGCAGGAGCTACTGGAAGGGCCCTGTAGCTCACCCTCCAGGTCAGCTGGGCTCCCAGCGGAGGAGAGAGCGGGGGCGAACAACTCCAGAACAGAGCTAGTCGGGCCCCCAgtgcgtgtgtatgtgtccctgggtgcTCTAAAGAAAGGGAAGCTCGCCAGGCCTCCACTCTCAGCCACTCTCTGAGCCCGAGGAGATGGCCCTAACAGCGATGAGTGTGAAAGACAGACCATCACCCATCACCCTGGTCCTCTACATGCTGGCAAGGAACTGAAGCGAGGCAAGTGCCCAAAAGCACCCGAAGTCCAGAGGGGCTTGGAGAGCGAACCCGAGGGCAGCCCAGAGAAGGCTGCCACTGCAGACCGGCCACCTCCCCTGCACAGCCCAGATCCCACAgactaattaaagaaaaaaaccctcaaagaatgggggagggagctggaggTGGGATTATCGAGGGGAGGGCAGTTGCTGTGTTCAGAGTCATGAGGCGTGAAAATGAATCCCATCTTTCACTTCCCAGCTTTGTAACCTTGGGCAcgtgactactgaagcctgtttCTTCAACTGAAAAACAGGAATCACAGTCCTTGCGCCAGGGAGGAGCCTTTTCCAAACCGTAACTAATTAGATACGCACTAATGTCTGTACCACCTACACCGAGAAACGCAGTGTTGATTTTGCTCACAGCTGTATCTCTAGGGTCCGGTAgtggcaggtgctcagtaaatgcttactGATCCCTGATCAGAAAGTGTTGTCACAGCTCCTGATGTTTTGAGGGCATTGGTGGGCACGTTGTCGTGAAGAACAAAAGGTCGAGAGAGTCTCAGGGTGGAAGCTGCCTAGTGGCGAGTCCCTGGCAAGTTGCTCTGGAACAGTGAGCCTAACGCAGGACAGAAGTGTGCCTGGTGGGCCAAAGTCCCAGGAGTCATAGCTCAGGCTCCCTCCCTGGGGACTGTGGTCCAGCTGCACACAAACAGCTCGGGGATCCATGGTTGCCTTACTACCCAGAAGGGCACCGCAGATAGCACAACCCCTGGCAGCACTGGAAGGACAAATAGGTATTTACCAAAATTTTGttctaaaaataatagtaatgataaaatagaggggaaaaaatccaTCGACTTCCAGTCCCTTCACAAAAATATCAACAGTATcaaaaaagcacacaaaaaagtgatttctttgttctttatgacTAATGACCATCAATGCAAGTTATTTGAAGGGTAAAACTGCCTGAGTATCTAATTGAAGAATCAGAAAGGCAGAAAGATTGCATTTTCTTGGATGAGTTTTCAGAATCTCAACCACCCAAGGCATCCACCGTGTCCCtcattgttttaaagttttgttttcttttttcttttttttttttttttttttgcagtatgcggggcctctcactgttgtggcctctcccgttgcggagcacaggctccggacgcacaagctcagcggctatgggtcacaggcccagccgctccgcggcatgtgggatcttcccggaccggggcacgaacccgcgtcccctgcatcggcaggcggactctcaaccactgcgccaccaggaaagccctgttttcttttttaaatatactaataCGTTTGGAAAATCTCTTCTTGCAGGAGGAATCTCTTGAAGAAGCTTCTATTTCCGATTGGGTAAATTTACATTCTATACTGAAATGAAATGACTTGGAGAAGACTTCAGCATCTAAATCTGGCAAAACATTCAAAACAATGAATTCTGtctcattaaaatatttgtcaaagcagataataacaagtgttggcaaggacgtggagaaattggaactctcttAGATGCCTGATGGGGATGTAGAACGGTgctgccattttggaaaacagtctggcaggtctcatttttttaagaaatagagcTTTCTCTACCGGTAAGGGAGAGTCTGCTTTCCACATTCTGAACACCGGGGGAGTCTCAGCCAGGCTGAGAGACTGATCTCACCGCCACTAACGTTCTTCTCTTTCGCCTACAGTATGTGTCCGGCCGATGCGCCGTCACCCAGAGCGCCCCGGAGCCCGGCAGCttcccccctcacctcctccccccactcctccGCCACCACGCCCGCCAGCCCCACCTCCGCCACCACGCCcgccctcaccaccaccccccgcacCAGGAGGCGGGGCTACACGCTGCCCAGGTGACGCCCTGCACCTGCCCCTTGTTCTCCTGCCAGTGGGAAGGCCACCTGGAGGTGGTGGTGCCCCACCTGCGGCAGATGCACAGGGTGGACATCCTCCAGGGAGCCGAGATCGTCTTCCTGGCCACGGACATGCACCTCCCGGCACCGGCCGACTGGATCATCGTGCACTCCTGCCTCGGCCACCACTTTCTGCTGGTGCTTAGAAAACGGGAGAGGCATGCAGGGCACCCCCAGTTCTTCGCCACCATGATGCTCATCGGGACCCCCGCCCAGGCCGACTGCTTCACCTACCGCCTGGAGCTCAACAGAAACCACCGGCGTCTCAAGTGGGAGGCCACCCCCAGGTCTGTGCTGGAGTGCGTGGACTCGGTGATCACTGACGGGGACTGCCTCGTCCTCAACACCTCGCTGGCCCAGCTCTTCTCCGACAACGGCAGCCTTGCCATCGGGATTGCCATCACTGCGGCGACGGAGGTCTGCTCCTCGGAAGCTGAGATGTGAAGCAGAGGCCCCGGACGGTCACGTGCAGTCCCCGCTTCCCCGAGGAACTCTGCCTGGGCCCTTGGATCTCAGAAGGCCAGGACTCCAGGCTCCTTTCtatccttctccctccttctttccttccttcctttctttttttgtctcagGTACTTTGTGGTATTTGGTATTCGTCTGCCATGGGCATTATATTACGTAAACATCTTGTGATTCAAGATCTGGGTGTGAGGTTTGTCCTGATTTGTTGGTATAGTTTTATAGAACACTTTTAATCGGATTCAGTCAGAATGGTGATTTCTCGCCACCGTCTCCTTGCAATTCCCTTCTCCGCTGCTTCTAAATTGAGCAAAAGTCACCAAGGTCACAAAGCAGACTCTTGGGGTTGAAAGGAGACAGTGTCCAaatcatttcttccttctctttttaatcTATTTCAGAGTGAGCTAACTCTGAAATGCGTGCCGACAGCAGATTAGGGAACGGGACCTGGCCAGCTCGGAGGTATGTATTTCAGACCAACCAGACGCAAGTCTGCCACCTTCCCAGGAACCTCAGGGGCCACGCTGCCTGGACACAAGGAGGTGGCGTCTCCTCCGAAGGCCAGGGCGCCGGACTGCAGGCGTCACCACGCCATGTGTCCTCTGGCTTGATCCCGGGGCTGGGGGGAACGGGCAGAGGTTGAACCCTCTTTTGCCAGGCTGTTATGAGCTTGCTGTCAGCCCGGGCCATCTTTTCCTGCTCCGAAATCAAAGGCCTCAAGGGTTTGGTGCTTTCTTGAAAATCTCTTTGCCGTCTGTTGAGCAATTCATAGAAAAGGATGGGCAAGATGCAGGGGAAGAGAAGCAGTGGAAAAAGCGAAGGATAAAATGAATCTCCCACCTCTGGGAGGGCGTTCTCTCCTGAGAGAGCTTTATTATCAAGTTATAAAATCCACCAATCCTTTCCCTGGGGTGGAGCACGTTTGTATCAGGCAAAGAGCCCTCTGTGCCCTTGACAGTTCATAAGCAGAACCACGATTCGGCATCAAACACAAGGAACTTGAAGGGTGCGACCAGGTCCTCTGACCTGAAGGGCTGTCCCCATCACTCAGACAGCTGAGAGggtcctctttccttcccttactTCTAAAACGCTCCGAGGGCCCCGTTCAGCACACACACGCTATCACTGGTCAGTATGCGTCCAGCGCCCCGTTGCAGTATGAATGAAGAGGCCACGAAAATCCATACTGCCTCCAGGTAGATGGCCTTCTCTCATTCGGCTGTCAGAACACTTTGCCAACCTCTTCTTGTGGAAGTCTCTCGTGTTTTTGAAGAAAGTAAGCATGTTCAGTGGAAGCTTCTGATGGAAGCTGAATACCTGTAAGCCTTCCCAGTAggccctcttccccctccttttGGTCATTTTTGTTCTCCCCTCGGCCAATCCCTGGTTGCAGCAGCTACACGGGGCCCCCAAACCCCACACGACGCTCACCAGTGGACCCTTCACCAAGCAGACGTTGCTCTCGGCCCCGTTCCCTCCCCTGGCCATCTCGGCTGGGTCCTGGCAGGCCTCCCAGTGAGGATTTAGTTTCGGGCAGCTTTTGCCCTGAATGGCCATCAGCAATCTTTTCTCTGCCAAAAATAATTGATCCAGAAACACAACACCCTTCCCCCCAACAACTGGGTAATCCTGCAGCCACCTGTGCTGCCAACCTGCGGCTCCAGCTCTGCAAGGGCAGGGTCGGTCGATAGAGGAGCTCGGAACGCAGCCCCCTCTAGTTATACAGTAACCACTGGGGCCTGGGATCTGAGGTTTTGTTCTCTAAGAGCCCTAAGGAGACCAATAAACATCGTGTCACTGATTGAGGCAAACGCCAGGGGCGCAGTCCCAAGGAAAGAGTTGTAAGCTCCTTTCTCTTAGTGCTGTCAGAACGTCCCACAGGGCACCAGCATCCCCCACCCAGAACCGCACCGCCGGCCTGGGAACAAGCTGAGGCTGGCTGGTCCATGTGAGGAGAGACTGGCTCCTTACTTTACCCCCAGGCCCTTCCCCAGAACCTAAGACCTCCTTGGCTATAAGTCTGATGCCTCCAGAGGCTGCATTCCTTCCATGGTTCCTGATTCTCCACCACTTGGAAAACATTTGTGTAGCGTCACAGGTGCcccagataaacaaacaaaccaaacctcGTTAAGAGTATAATTACCATCCACGGGGCCTTAGGGCTCGTGCCAACGCCACCTCTGCCTTCCTGTGGTGCCAAGTGAGGAGAGCCTGACCGAGAATAACTTCAGGCTATTAGTAGTGCACACAGGGCTGTATTATGAATAAGTGATCCCAGGTCGGAAGGGATATGTTTGGTTCCTAGAAACCTTTAGATTACAGGGTAGAGGTGTGTTATTTTCATCCATCTGTGGTGCTCCCAAGAAGCCCTTCCTCTCTATAGCCATGTGTGAAGAATTGAAGGAAAAGGAGCAACGTGGAAACAAGGCACAGGGATTAGAAAATGGCACCAGCAAAGTGTGCTGTGTTGAGCTTCACAGTCACAAAGGGTTCCCTCATTTGAGACTCAGGAGAATCCTCGTCAGCGTCCTCCGTATACGAAAAACACAGAAGTTCAGAGACACGAAACGaccttcccaaagtcacacaccaAGTGTGCTGGGACCACAGCTTGAACCTGGCCCACCGACTGCAAACTTGGTGTTCTGGCCAGAGGAAGACGAACACAGAGTAGTCAGCACGTTCCCACCGCGTCAGTGGACTGGGGTCCCGAGGGTCCACTGGGTCTTGGTTCGGGAAGCAGGGAGAGTCTGAAGTAGCTTTGCTTTGAGAGGCATCTCAGCTCGAAGAACTGGTCAACctggaagcagggggaggggtggggggcaggggaaccAAGGAGTGGGGTCTTCAGTGGCCTCAGGCCCCTTCCTGTATCACATCGCCCGCTGCAGGTTCCTCCTTTTTAGGTTCCCAGGAGTCCGCTCAACACAGAGTCCTGGGATCTGACTGCCTCATGCCCACCCAGATGCCGACTTGATACCCACCCTCTGAggagtacagtcagccctctctGTCTGCAGGGGGTTGGGTCCTCGATAcgccccacacccccacccctggataccaaaatccacggatgctcGAGTTCCTTATACAAAATGCCATAGTACAATCGAAACCCACAGATGCACAGGGCCAACtgcatttgcatttaaaaagtaGGCCTAGGGatatatgtgaaaagaatcttaaaaaagagtggatatatgtatatgtataccagaTTCACTCTGCTGAACacctacacaacattgtaaatcaactataccccaatacaaattacaattaaaaaaaaaaagtaggcctCGGGAGACGGCAGCCCTTAACAGCAAGAAATGAGTTACCAGCATTTGAACTTGAGGCAGGAGGTGTGAAGAGAAGGTCATTCCTGCCCTTGAGGCTGAGCCTGCATAAATGGTCAGTGCAGAATGGAAGTCAGGCCAGGCAAAGAAGATTGCCTTTAATTATCCTTCTCTCCATGTACCTGCAGCTGGGATAGACCCCATCACTACCTGTGGCTATCGTGGACCTTTAAGAAACGGATcaggttaataataataatagtactcatGGCTACCACTTATTGAGGGTTTACTATGTAACCTAGTGAGCTAAGTACTTTGagcatattatctcatttaatccccataacAACCTTATGAAGCAGGTACTATTATTTCACCCATGAAGAAACTTAAGCTAAGAGGGATTAGACACTTTTAAGGTCACACAGTAGCAAATGGTACAGCTGGGTCTGGAATTTAGCGTGTCTTGCTCCAAAGTCCAGGCTTCAGACCAATACCAACTATGTCATTTCTAGAAATTCATGGACCCAAGGCTCAGAAGGACCAGTCATAAATTCTGAATGGCACAGAGGCCTTTTAGTAGAGTTGATTAAATGTGccctttcatttcttccctttctccctcttttcccagACCAAGACAGAACGGTGTGCTACAGCTGGCTTGTGTAACAGTTGTTAAATTTTTTAGGAATTTTAC is a window of Delphinus delphis chromosome 18, mDelDel1.2, whole genome shotgun sequence DNA encoding:
- the SIAH3 gene encoding seven in absentia homolog 3, translated to MLFFTQCFGAVLDLIHLRFQHYKAKRVFSAAGQLVCVVNPTHNLKYVSGRCAVTQSAPEPGSFPPHLLPPLLRHHARQPHLRHHARPHHHPPHQEAGLHAAQVTPCTCPLFSCQWEGHLEVVVPHLRQMHRVDILQGAEIVFLATDMHLPAPADWIIVHSCLGHHFLLVLRKRERHAGHPQFFATMMLIGTPAQADCFTYRLELNRNHRRLKWEATPRSVLECVDSVITDGDCLVLNTSLAQLFSDNGSLAIGIAITAATEVCSSEAEM